One genomic segment of Pandoraea thiooxydans includes these proteins:
- a CDS encoding DUF2889 domain-containing protein: protein MPLSEPAPRTPHHLRTIRVEAYARDDGLWDIEACLTDHKARDFVLATGVRPQGSPVHELWLRVTIDEALNVREAEAVSDWVPYPGICDQIGPAYRQLIGLNLGRGFRKAVQERLAGKAGCTHLTELCGVLPTAAIQAFAGEVINTRDTAGSADDNAAPPFQLDRCHALKFEGEAVRRYYPRWYNHRAPERVNEHPKAPNEAGMVASVRPIDPNHPTQQEGNHA, encoded by the coding sequence ATGCCGCTCTCCGAGCCCGCCCCCCGTACCCCGCATCATCTCCGCACGATCCGTGTCGAAGCGTACGCGCGCGACGACGGCTTGTGGGACATCGAAGCCTGTTTGACCGACCACAAGGCGCGTGATTTCGTCCTCGCCACCGGCGTTCGCCCGCAAGGCTCTCCAGTGCACGAACTCTGGCTGCGCGTGACGATCGATGAGGCGCTCAATGTGCGAGAAGCCGAAGCGGTTTCCGACTGGGTGCCCTATCCGGGGATTTGCGATCAAATTGGTCCGGCCTACCGGCAACTGATCGGCCTGAATCTTGGCCGGGGATTCCGCAAAGCCGTCCAGGAACGACTCGCCGGCAAAGCCGGTTGTACCCACTTGACCGAACTATGCGGTGTTTTGCCGACGGCTGCCATCCAGGCGTTTGCCGGCGAGGTCATCAACACCCGCGATACGGCTGGAAGCGCCGACGACAATGCCGCGCCGCCCTTCCAGCTCGACCGGTGCCACGCGCTCAAATTCGAAGGCGAAGCCGTGCGCCGCTATTACCCGCGCTGGTATAACCACCGCGCTCCCGAACGAGTGAACGAACACCCCAAGGCGCCCAATGAGGCCGGGATGGTGGCCTCCGTTCGCCCGATTGATCCGAACCATCCAACTCAGCAAGAAGGGAATCACGCATGA
- the recX gene encoding recombination regulator RecX translates to MMSRRPYRRPTEVTDAAQGDSPPKTENASRRPGLSLKGRALAYLARREHSRLELRRKLAPHADSQEELDALLDLLEQENLLSNQRFAESVVNRRASRLGTSRIVSELKQHALDPQAVSDVAERLRGTEFERAQAVWQKKFGQPADSPQERARQMRFLAGRGFSQGVIRKVVRGADFDD, encoded by the coding sequence ATGATGTCGCGCAGGCCGTATCGTCGACCGACCGAAGTCACCGATGCGGCGCAGGGTGATTCGCCGCCCAAAACGGAAAACGCGAGCCGACGTCCCGGCCTGAGCCTCAAAGGCCGGGCGTTGGCTTATCTGGCGCGCCGCGAGCATAGCCGGCTCGAGCTGCGGCGCAAGCTCGCGCCGCATGCCGACAGTCAAGAAGAACTCGACGCACTGCTCGATCTCCTCGAGCAAGAGAACCTCCTCTCCAATCAGCGCTTCGCGGAAAGCGTCGTCAATCGCCGGGCTTCCAGGCTCGGCACCTCCCGCATCGTCAGCGAACTCAAGCAGCATGCGCTCGATCCGCAGGCGGTCAGCGATGTTGCCGAGCGGCTGCGCGGTACTGAATTCGAACGGGCCCAGGCCGTCTGGCAAAAAAAGTTCGGCCAGCCGGCGGACTCGCCGCAGGAGCGCGCCCGGCAAATGCGCTTCCTGGCCGGGCGGGGGTTTTCCCAGGGTGTGATCCGCAAGGTCGTGCGCGGCGCCGATTTCGACGATTGA
- the recA gene encoding recombinase RecA yields MEDSKKAPAGLTAEKGKALAAALAQIEKQFGKGSIMRLGDGEVAPDIQVVSTGSLGLDIALGVGGLPRGRVVEIYGPESSGKTTLTLQVIAEMQKIGGTCAFIDAEHALDIQYAGKLGVVTSDLLISQPDTGEQALEIADALVRSGSIDLIVIDSVAALVPKAEIEGEMGDSLPGLQARLMSQALRKLTGTIKRTNCMVIFINQIRMKIGVMFGNPETTTGGNALKFYASVRLDIRRIGAIKKADEVIGSETRVKVVKNKVAPPFREAIFDILYGAGISREGEIIDLGVTAKIVEKAGAWYSYKGEKIGQGKDNAREFLKENPEIAREIENKVRESLGVIAMPQSEVLEEDDA; encoded by the coding sequence ATGGAAGATAGCAAGAAAGCGCCTGCTGGCCTGACTGCCGAAAAAGGCAAGGCACTGGCCGCGGCCCTCGCGCAAATCGAAAAGCAGTTCGGCAAGGGTTCGATCATGCGCCTGGGAGACGGTGAGGTCGCACCCGACATCCAAGTCGTGTCCACCGGGTCGCTGGGCCTGGACATCGCTCTGGGCGTGGGCGGCCTGCCGCGCGGCCGGGTCGTCGAGATTTACGGCCCGGAGTCGTCCGGCAAAACCACGCTGACGCTGCAGGTGATCGCCGAGATGCAGAAAATCGGCGGCACGTGCGCCTTCATCGACGCCGAGCATGCGCTGGACATCCAATATGCCGGCAAGCTGGGCGTGGTCACGTCCGATCTGCTGATCTCCCAGCCGGACACCGGCGAACAGGCGCTCGAAATCGCCGATGCGCTGGTGCGCTCTGGCTCGATCGACCTGATCGTCATCGACTCGGTGGCCGCCCTGGTGCCCAAGGCGGAAATCGAAGGTGAAATGGGCGATTCGCTGCCCGGTCTGCAAGCCCGTCTGATGTCGCAGGCGCTGCGCAAGCTCACCGGCACGATCAAGCGCACGAACTGCATGGTGATCTTCATCAACCAGATCCGCATGAAGATCGGTGTCATGTTCGGCAACCCTGAAACCACCACTGGTGGCAATGCGCTCAAGTTCTACGCGTCGGTGCGCCTTGATATCCGCCGGATCGGCGCGATCAAGAAAGCAGACGAAGTGATCGGCTCGGAAACCCGAGTCAAGGTCGTCAAGAACAAAGTCGCGCCGCCGTTCCGCGAGGCGATTTTCGATATTCTCTACGGTGCCGGCATTTCGCGCGAAGGCGAAATCATCGATCTCGGCGTTACTGCCAAGATCGTCGAGAAGGCGGGTGCCTGGTATAGCTACAAGGGCGAGAAAATCGGCCAGGGCAAAGACAACGCCCGTGAATTCCTCAAGGAAAATCCGGAAATCGCCCGGGAAATCGAAAACAAGGTGCGTGAATCCCTGGGTGTCATCGCCATGCCGCAGAGCGAAGTGCTCGAGGAAGACGACGCCTAA
- a CDS encoding response regulator transcription factor, with amino-acid sequence MRILIAEDDSILADGLTRSLRQTGYAVDHVATGLAADSALAAQTFDLLILDLGLPNLSGLEVLRRLRARHSHLPVLILTAADSIDERVKGLDLGADDYMAKPFALAELEARVRALTRRGPGGGATVIQHGPLSFDQVGRIAYLNDQMLDLSARELELLEVLLLRTGRLVSKEQLVDHLCSWGEEVSNNAIEVYMHRLRKKIESSGVRIATIRGLGYCLEKLSASPVGAV; translated from the coding sequence ATGCGGATTCTAATCGCCGAAGACGACAGTATTTTGGCCGACGGTCTGACGCGTTCGCTGCGCCAGACCGGCTACGCGGTCGACCACGTCGCCACCGGCCTGGCGGCCGATTCGGCGCTGGCCGCGCAAACCTTCGATTTGCTGATTCTCGATCTGGGGCTGCCCAATCTTTCCGGGCTGGAGGTCCTGCGCCGTCTGCGCGCGCGCCATTCGCACCTGCCGGTGCTGATCCTGACGGCGGCCGACAGCATCGATGAGCGCGTCAAGGGGCTTGACCTCGGTGCGGACGACTATATGGCCAAGCCGTTCGCCCTGGCCGAACTGGAGGCGCGCGTGCGGGCGCTGACGCGGCGCGGCCCGGGCGGTGGCGCCACGGTGATCCAGCATGGTCCGCTCAGTTTCGATCAGGTCGGCCGCATTGCCTATCTGAACGATCAGATGCTCGACCTGTCGGCGCGCGAACTGGAATTGCTCGAAGTCCTGTTGCTGCGCACCGGCCGGCTCGTCTCCAAGGAACAATTGGTGGACCACCTGTGCAGTTGGGGCGAGGAAGTCAGCAACAACGCGATCGAAGTCTATATGCATCGCCTGCGCAAGAAAATCGAATCGAGCGGCGTGCGTATCGCCACCATTCGCGGGCTCGGCTATTGCCTCGAGAAACTCTCCGCCAGCCCCGTCGGCGCGGTCTGA
- a CDS encoding sensor histidine kinase: protein MRSFDHAVRQTDEPLPDHPGQTYDFAPPDESEPRSPSRSLFGEILDWMLAPLLLLWPLSLAVTYLIAQSIANGPFDHTLQTNAYVLAQQVHRDGARASLALSPAALDFLRADSAGQIYYQVLGAHGELLGGTPDLPLPPEDAHSPTGVVHLRDGTLKGNDIRIAYLYVQLPPATPGVAIEPGTSALVQVGETLERRNRLANAIIKGVILPQFIVLPLAIVLVWFGLTRGLAPLHALREHIRARRPDDLSPLQAERAPPEIAPLVGSLNELLGRLEQSMQMQQRFIADAAHQLKTPLAGLRTQAELALRQLSPDELRRSLSQIAASSEQAARLANQLLALARTENSARDPSAFSAIPLDALTRNAVQDWFEAARARQIDLGYEAPAQPLTLTGHALMLREMLNNLIDNAIRYTPVGGSVTVRLRPAADGESVLIEVEDTGPGIPIAEREHVFERFYRILGSGSDGSGLGLAIVREIVQIHRGDIVIAEPHPPHPGTTSGTLIRVSLPLAPAPTTSPPAVPS from the coding sequence ATGCGCTCTTTCGATCATGCAGTCCGCCAGACGGACGAGCCCCTGCCGGACCACCCCGGCCAGACCTACGACTTCGCGCCGCCCGACGAATCCGAGCCGCGCTCGCCGTCGCGCTCGCTGTTCGGCGAAATACTCGACTGGATGCTGGCACCGTTGCTGCTGCTGTGGCCGCTGAGCCTGGCGGTCACCTATCTGATCGCCCAGTCGATCGCCAACGGCCCGTTCGATCACACGCTGCAAACCAATGCCTATGTGCTTGCGCAACAAGTGCACCGCGACGGCGCCCGGGCCTCGCTCGCGCTGTCGCCCGCTGCGCTCGATTTCCTGCGCGCCGACAGCGCCGGCCAGATCTACTATCAGGTGCTGGGCGCGCACGGCGAACTGTTGGGCGGCACGCCCGACTTGCCGCTGCCGCCGGAAGATGCGCACTCCCCGACCGGCGTCGTGCATCTGCGCGACGGCACGCTCAAAGGCAACGACATCCGTATCGCCTATCTTTATGTCCAGTTGCCGCCAGCCACCCCCGGTGTGGCCATTGAGCCGGGCACGAGCGCTCTGGTGCAAGTCGGCGAGACGCTCGAGCGCCGCAACCGCCTGGCCAACGCGATCATCAAAGGCGTGATTCTGCCGCAATTCATCGTACTGCCGCTGGCGATCGTCCTGGTGTGGTTTGGCCTCACGCGCGGCCTGGCGCCGCTGCATGCGCTGCGCGAGCATATTCGCGCGCGCCGGCCCGACGATTTGTCTCCGCTTCAGGCCGAGCGCGCGCCGCCGGAAATCGCGCCGCTGGTCGGCTCGCTCAATGAATTGCTGGGGCGCCTCGAGCAAAGCATGCAGATGCAGCAACGTTTTATTGCCGATGCCGCTCATCAGCTAAAGACGCCGCTGGCCGGATTGCGCACTCAGGCAGAGCTCGCCCTGCGCCAGCTTTCGCCTGACGAATTGCGGCGCTCGCTGTCGCAAATCGCGGCCAGTTCGGAGCAGGCCGCGCGCCTGGCCAATCAGTTGCTGGCCCTGGCACGCACGGAAAACAGCGCGCGCGATCCGTCGGCCTTCAGTGCCATCCCGCTCGACGCGCTCACACGCAACGCGGTACAGGATTGGTTTGAGGCCGCCCGCGCGCGGCAGATCGACCTCGGCTATGAGGCGCCGGCCCAGCCGCTGACGCTGACCGGTCATGCGCTGATGCTGCGCGAGATGCTGAATAACCTGATCGACAACGCGATTCGCTATACCCCCGTGGGCGGCAGCGTAACCGTGCGCCTGCGTCCGGCTGCCGACGGCGAGTCCGTGCTCATCGAAGTCGAGGATACCGGCCCCGGCATCCCGATTGCCGAACGCGAACACGTGTTCGAGCGCTTTTATCGGATTCTCGGCAGCGGCAGCGACGGCAGCGGCCTGGGGCTGGCCATCGTGCGCGAGATCGTTCAGATTCATCGTGGCGACATCGTCATTGCCGAGCCACACCCGCCCCACCCGGGCACGACGAGCGGCACGCTCATACGCGTGAGCCTGCCGCTCGCTCCGGCACCGACGACTTCCCCGCCCGCCGTGCCGTCGTAG
- a CDS encoding MFS transporter, which translates to MATATLAAARAPMTREERKVIFASSLGTVFEWYDFYLAGSLAAYISKHFFSGINPTAAFIFTLLSFAAGFAVRPFGALVFGRLGDLVGRKYTFLVTITLMGLSTLVVGLLPGYASWGIAAPVIFIGMRLLQGLALGGEYGGAATYVAEHAPAGRRGAYTAWIQTTATLGLFLSLLVILGTRTVLGEDAFGAWGWRVPFVLSIVLLAVSLWIRLQLNESPAFKRMKEEGKTSKAPLTESFGQWKNLKIVILALIGLTAGQAVVWYTGQFYALFFMTQTLKVDGNTANILIALGLLIGTPFFIVFGALSDRIGRKPIIMTGCLIAALTYFPLFKALTHYANPALEAALARAPITVIADPGECSFQFNPVGTSKFTSSCDIAKSTLAKAGLNYSNEAAPAGSIAQVKIGDKIITAYNGKDADAKAKAKEFDQAMTSTLKADGYPPKADPAQMNKPMIVVILAILVIFVTMVYGPIAAMLVEMFPTRIRYTSMSLPYHIGNGWFGGFLPATAFAIVAARGDIYSGLWYPIIIALVTFVIGTLFIKETKNTDIYAQD; encoded by the coding sequence ATGGCAACCGCCACCCTTGCTGCTGCCCGCGCGCCGATGACACGCGAGGAACGCAAAGTCATTTTCGCCTCGTCGCTCGGCACCGTGTTCGAATGGTACGACTTCTATCTCGCCGGCTCGCTGGCCGCGTATATCAGCAAGCACTTCTTCTCGGGGATCAATCCGACGGCGGCTTTCATTTTCACGCTGCTGTCGTTCGCCGCCGGCTTCGCGGTGCGGCCATTCGGCGCGCTCGTGTTCGGCCGCCTGGGCGATCTGGTCGGGCGCAAATATACGTTCCTGGTCACCATCACCCTGATGGGTCTCTCGACGCTGGTGGTCGGCCTGTTGCCCGGCTATGCGTCATGGGGCATTGCCGCCCCGGTCATTTTCATCGGCATGCGCCTGCTGCAGGGCCTGGCGCTCGGCGGCGAATATGGCGGCGCCGCCACTTACGTCGCCGAGCACGCCCCGGCGGGTCGCCGCGGCGCCTACACCGCGTGGATTCAAACCACCGCAACGCTCGGCCTGTTTCTCTCCCTGCTGGTCATCCTCGGCACCCGCACTGTGCTCGGCGAGGATGCGTTCGGCGCCTGGGGCTGGCGCGTGCCGTTCGTGCTGTCGATCGTGCTGCTGGCCGTCTCGCTCTGGATCCGCTTGCAATTGAACGAATCGCCTGCCTTCAAGCGCATGAAGGAGGAAGGCAAGACCTCCAAGGCGCCGTTGACCGAATCGTTCGGCCAATGGAAAAACCTGAAAATCGTCATCCTCGCGCTGATCGGCCTGACCGCTGGACAAGCCGTGGTGTGGTACACGGGGCAGTTCTATGCGCTCTTTTTTATGACGCAAACGCTCAAGGTCGACGGCAATACCGCCAACATCCTGATCGCGCTAGGGTTGCTCATCGGCACGCCGTTTTTCATTGTGTTCGGCGCACTGTCGGATCGTATCGGGCGCAAGCCGATCATCATGACCGGCTGCCTGATCGCCGCGCTCACCTACTTCCCGCTCTTCAAGGCACTCACCCATTACGCCAATCCGGCGCTGGAAGCGGCGTTGGCGCGCGCGCCGATCACCGTGATCGCCGATCCCGGCGAATGCTCGTTCCAGTTCAATCCGGTCGGCACTTCCAAATTCACCAGTTCCTGCGATATCGCCAAGAGCACCCTCGCCAAAGCCGGGCTGAACTACAGCAACGAGGCCGCGCCGGCCGGCAGCATTGCGCAGGTGAAGATCGGCGACAAGATCATCACCGCGTATAACGGCAAGGACGCCGACGCCAAAGCCAAGGCGAAAGAGTTCGACCAGGCGATGACCTCGACGCTGAAAGCGGATGGCTATCCGCCCAAAGCCGACCCGGCCCAGATGAACAAACCGATGATCGTCGTGATCCTGGCCATCCTGGTGATTTTCGTGACGATGGTCTACGGCCCGATCGCCGCCATGCTGGTCGAGATGTTCCCCACCCGCATCCGCTATACGTCGATGTCGCTGCCCTACCACATCGGCAACGGCTGGTTCGGCGGCTTTCTGCCCGCCACCGCGTTTGCCATCGTCGCGGCGCGCGGCGACATCTATTCCGGGCTGTGGTACCCGATCATCATCGCGCTGGTCACCTTCGTGATCGGAACGCTGTTCATCAAGGAAACCAAAAACACCGATATCTACGCCCAGGACTAG
- a CDS encoding DUF6538 domain-containing protein, whose product MPADLQQLFGQFELGGSLHTCEKADAKRRQYALVAATDSLFEDARMLRATGSANRDALLHEFARQR is encoded by the coding sequence ATCCCGGCAGACCTGCAGCAGCTTTTTGGCCAATTCGAGCTCGGTGGCTCGCTTCATACCTGCGAAAAGGCCGATGCCAAGCGCCGGCAATATGCGCTCGTTGCCGCCACAGATAGCCTCTTCGAAGATGCCCGAATGCTGCGCGCGACCGGCTCGGCAAACCGGGACGCCCTCCTGCACGAATTTGCCCGGCAACGCTAA
- a CDS encoding SWIM zinc finger family protein, whose product MSQSATLSEILTLAEVRSLAYTKTFARGKAYFHEGVVSHLEERGGAVHATVRGTHRYRVELAVDDDGELAYDCTCPVGDDGVFCKHAVAVALAWLENSGEEVFHAEEAAPGKPRKKRKTYEEVIREYVATLDKNELQELLLEAIERDLSFRDKLLFAARATGASDLPGMKAAVRQATRLSRPLDWREARAYGDGLMSLADMLRRRLHGPHAVQVVELSELAIAGAETSLEQIDDSGGDVIPAILELASVHLDACKLTGPDPVKLAERLFRFQTEGKWDTFYNVLPAYAEPLGKNGLSRYRELVNEAWEALPALAPDKEYRRSYDSPRMQLERAMGALAELDGDVDALIRIYSNDLSSPYRFLLVAELCVKHGRPDEGLAWAERGIKESGKSHDQRLLDFCIDAYLRRSEFDKADAFAWRRFEMRPTAEAFPALMKVATATGRHDETRERTLTHLWALVREEEAAAKSKRNVWQRSTRTELVRILLAGKENDAAWETFTGGPVVMQLWPEMAAVRGKTHPHDAIALYHRLLPVAAESGTRNARYDEAFEIVRAIGMLRARLDERSEFTRELEEIRAAYRAKRNFIKLLAKLP is encoded by the coding sequence ATGTCCCAGTCTGCAACGCTCTCCGAGATTCTTACTCTTGCCGAAGTACGGTCGCTTGCCTACACGAAGACCTTTGCGCGCGGCAAAGCCTATTTCCACGAGGGCGTGGTTTCCCATCTCGAGGAGCGTGGCGGCGCCGTTCACGCCACTGTACGTGGCACGCATCGTTACCGGGTTGAACTCGCCGTCGATGACGATGGCGAACTCGCTTATGACTGTACCTGTCCGGTGGGAGACGATGGCGTTTTCTGCAAGCACGCTGTCGCTGTTGCGCTCGCCTGGCTCGAGAATTCCGGTGAAGAGGTGTTTCATGCCGAAGAGGCGGCTCCCGGCAAGCCACGCAAGAAGCGGAAGACCTACGAGGAAGTAATTCGCGAATACGTCGCGACGCTCGACAAAAATGAGCTTCAGGAATTGTTGCTCGAAGCCATCGAACGCGACCTGTCGTTTCGTGACAAGCTGCTGTTCGCCGCTCGTGCGACGGGGGCCTCCGACTTGCCCGGCATGAAGGCCGCCGTCAGGCAGGCGACACGCCTTTCCCGGCCACTGGACTGGCGGGAGGCTCGCGCATACGGCGACGGCCTGATGTCGCTGGCCGACATGCTGCGCCGGAGGCTTCACGGACCTCACGCCGTACAGGTAGTCGAGCTATCCGAACTGGCGATTGCGGGCGCCGAAACAAGCCTCGAACAGATTGATGACTCCGGTGGCGACGTGATTCCGGCGATTCTCGAACTGGCGTCTGTGCACCTCGATGCCTGCAAGTTGACTGGCCCCGACCCAGTGAAGCTCGCGGAGCGGCTATTCCGATTTCAGACAGAAGGCAAGTGGGACACCTTTTACAACGTTTTGCCGGCGTATGCGGAGCCACTGGGCAAGAACGGTTTGAGCCGCTACCGCGAGCTCGTCAACGAGGCTTGGGAAGCGCTGCCCGCGCTCGCGCCGGACAAGGAATATCGACGGTCATACGACTCGCCGCGCATGCAGCTCGAACGCGCGATGGGGGCGCTGGCCGAACTCGATGGAGACGTTGATGCGTTGATTCGCATTTACTCGAACGACCTGTCGAGTCCATACCGCTTTCTGCTGGTGGCCGAGCTTTGTGTCAAGCACGGTCGCCCGGATGAAGGGCTCGCCTGGGCCGAGCGCGGCATCAAGGAGTCCGGCAAGAGCCATGACCAGCGCCTGCTCGACTTCTGTATCGACGCGTATCTGCGTCGCAGTGAATTCGACAAGGCCGATGCGTTCGCGTGGCGCCGCTTCGAAATGCGCCCGACAGCCGAGGCGTTTCCCGCCTTGATGAAGGTTGCCACGGCTACTGGCAGGCATGATGAGACGCGGGAGCGCACTCTTACGCACCTTTGGGCGCTGGTCAGGGAAGAGGAGGCCGCTGCAAAATCGAAGCGCAATGTCTGGCAGCGGTCGACGCGGACCGAACTGGTCAGGATTCTTCTTGCTGGAAAAGAGAACGACGCCGCATGGGAAACGTTTACCGGCGGACCGGTCGTAATGCAGCTATGGCCGGAAATGGCCGCTGTCCGTGGCAAGACCCACCCGCACGACGCCATTGCCCTTTATCACAGGCTGCTGCCGGTTGCTGCCGAGAGCGGTACGCGCAACGCCCGATATGACGAGGCGTTTGAAATCGTGCGGGCCATCGGCATGTTGCGGGCGAGGTTGGATGAACGTTCGGAATTCACCCGTGAACTGGAAGAGATTCGGGCAGCGTATCGCGCAAAGCGCAACTTCATCAAGCTGCTAGCCAAACTGCCCTGA
- a CDS encoding GNAT family N-acetyltransferase produces MQLSAPQSLAATHRLDGFNCGEPSLDDWLKRRALANHLNGASRTFVVTDPEQCVLGYYALAAGAVAHQETTSAVRRNMPDPVPVMVLARLAVDARAQGIKLGAALLQDAVARVQTVAENAGVRALLVHALNDRAKQFYEHYGFRESPVHPMTLMFPMKAR; encoded by the coding sequence ATGCAGCTTTCGGCCCCGCAGTCGCTCGCCGCGACGCATCGACTCGATGGGTTCAATTGCGGAGAGCCATCGCTGGACGATTGGTTAAAGCGTCGAGCATTGGCCAACCACCTGAACGGGGCAAGCCGCACCTTCGTCGTGACTGATCCTGAACAGTGCGTACTTGGGTACTATGCTTTAGCAGCGGGGGCCGTCGCGCACCAGGAAACCACGAGCGCCGTCAGGCGCAATATGCCCGATCCGGTGCCGGTGATGGTGCTCGCCAGGCTCGCGGTAGATGCTCGCGCCCAAGGCATCAAACTCGGTGCGGCTTTGCTCCAAGATGCTGTAGCTCGGGTGCAGACCGTTGCCGAGAATGCTGGTGTTCGGGCGCTGCTGGTCCATGCGTTGAACGATCGCGCAAAGCAGTTCTATGAGCACTATGGTTTCCGGGAGTCGCCAGTTCACCCGATGACGTTGATGTTCCCCATGAAAGCACGGTAG
- a CDS encoding DUF1778 domain-containing protein, with product MRDASINLRALPEQRDLIDHAASLLGKNRSDFMLEAACERAKAIVLDQVFFNLDESRFRQFTALLDAPQDANPGLERLMAIKAPWSASKA from the coding sequence ATGCGTGACGCCTCCATCAACTTACGTGCGCTGCCCGAGCAGCGCGACTTGATCGACCATGCCGCCAGTCTGCTGGGCAAAAATCGCTCAGACTTCATGCTGGAAGCGGCGTGTGAACGCGCGAAGGCGATTGTGCTGGATCAGGTTTTTTTTAACCTGGACGAGAGCCGATTCCGGCAGTTCACTGCACTACTCGATGCGCCACAAGATGCCAATCCGGGCCTTGAACGGCTGATGGCGATTAAGGCACCGTGGAGCGCAAGTAAGGCGTGA
- a CDS encoding DUF2946 domain-containing protein: MLSRFHRKLGVVLGLFSILMAMLAPEISHVLAANRASNALTEILASASCSAQSAPGKAGESGHGKRVPGAGLADCQVCGYCNLLAHLPALPLARPVAFAATVWTLQIVNAKRLDGVERTPRHAHAQPRAPPFFS, encoded by the coding sequence ATGCTCAGCCGTTTTCACCGCAAGCTTGGAGTCGTATTGGGATTGTTTTCAATCCTGATGGCGATGCTCGCCCCGGAGATTTCGCACGTGCTCGCCGCGAACCGCGCATCGAACGCGCTCACGGAAATCCTGGCAAGCGCGTCGTGCTCGGCACAGTCCGCACCCGGAAAAGCCGGCGAGAGCGGGCACGGCAAGCGCGTGCCCGGGGCCGGCCTGGCGGACTGCCAGGTATGTGGCTACTGCAACCTGCTGGCCCACTTGCCGGCATTACCGCTTGCCCGCCCGGTTGCGTTTGCCGCCACGGTCTGGACGTTGCAGATTGTCAACGCCAAACGTCTCGACGGGGTCGAGCGCACACCCCGTCACGCCCACGCTCAACCGCGCGCGCCGCCGTTTTTCTCCTGA
- a CDS encoding copper resistance CopC family protein, translating to MNQLNYRWYRCLAPLAAFIATVAFTSSAFAHAMPQKEVPAPTTTVAAPQQVSITFDDPLEPAFSTLTLTNAKGQRVTKNKSQVAADNHKLMTLVLPALSPGRYTAHWAAVALDGHRTHGEYSFRVK from the coding sequence ATGAATCAACTCAATTACCGCTGGTACCGTTGCCTGGCGCCGCTGGCCGCCTTCATTGCCACTGTTGCATTTACCAGCAGCGCCTTTGCCCACGCCATGCCGCAGAAGGAAGTCCCCGCGCCGACCACGACCGTGGCCGCACCTCAGCAAGTCAGCATCACCTTCGACGATCCGCTGGAGCCCGCTTTCAGCACGCTCACCCTGACCAATGCCAAGGGCCAACGGGTGACCAAGAACAAGTCACAGGTGGCCGCCGACAATCACAAGCTCATGACGCTCGTGCTACCGGCGCTGTCGCCAGGACGCTACACGGCCCATTGGGCGGCCGTGGCATTGGACGGCCACCGAACGCATGGCGAATATTCGTTCCGCGTGAAGTAA